In a single window of the Desulfonatronum thiodismutans genome:
- a CDS encoding ATP-binding protein: MRPSSDENMAGLTMPADISSLEPLRSFVLERFESTGPFPALALKIDLVLEEVLLNIFHYAHGPKQTGTVTVECGSGAEEGRFLVRFTDQGPPFDPLSQPPPDVTLGMDERVQGGLGILLTKEMSASQQYRREGDSNVLEIVFAE; the protein is encoded by the coding sequence TTGCGGCCAAGTAGCGACGAGAATATGGCCGGCCTTACCATGCCGGCGGACATATCCTCTCTGGAGCCTTTGCGGAGCTTCGTTCTGGAGCGGTTCGAAAGCACCGGACCGTTTCCGGCCTTGGCGCTGAAGATCGATTTGGTCTTGGAAGAGGTGCTCCTGAACATTTTTCACTACGCCCACGGTCCGAAACAGACCGGGACGGTCACCGTGGAGTGCGGATCAGGGGCGGAAGAAGGGCGGTTTCTGGTTCGATTCACGGACCAGGGGCCTCCCTTCGACCCGCTTTCCCAGCCTCCTCCGGATGTCACCCTGGGCATGGACGAGCGCGTTCAGGGCGGGCTGGGCATTCTGTTGACCAAAGAAATGAGCGCTTCCCAGCAATATCGTCGGGAGGGTGACAGCAACGTTCTGGAGATCGTTTTCGCCGAGTAG
- a CDS encoding DNA polymerase IV encodes MSSAPSSSSFAPLILHVDMDAFFASVEQLDHPELRGRAVIVGGSERGVVSACSYEARKFGVHSAMPIAQARRVCPNGVFVPVRMARYAQLSRLVMAVLERFSPLVEQASVDEAYLDVSGLERVFGPPRRLGAALKQAVVAETGLTCSVGMAPVKFLAKIASDQNKPDGLFILTPDDVPAFLDALPVSKIPGVGRQTLEKLTLLGVRRVGDVAGYPERFWRERFGKWGEVLYARARGIDPRPVVPDCEAKSEGAENTFAEDSDDREELKRWLLDQAERVGRRLRREGHAGRTVTLKIKFSDFKAISRGKTLRESTASTRMIFQTAAELLDAEPLPRKVRLIGLSVSNFSSARRQRSLFPENETDQDKTLDATLDAIREKFGPESMVRGRIFGFRKS; translated from the coding sequence ATGAGTTCCGCCCCTTCTTCCTCCTCCTTTGCCCCCCTGATCCTGCATGTGGACATGGACGCGTTTTTTGCCTCCGTGGAGCAACTGGACCATCCCGAGCTGCGCGGCAGGGCCGTGATCGTCGGCGGGTCCGAACGAGGGGTGGTCTCCGCTTGCAGCTACGAAGCCCGCAAATTCGGCGTGCATTCGGCCATGCCCATTGCTCAGGCCAGACGAGTCTGCCCGAACGGAGTGTTCGTGCCCGTGCGCATGGCGCGCTATGCCCAGCTCTCCCGGCTGGTCATGGCCGTTTTGGAGCGGTTTTCACCGCTGGTGGAACAGGCCTCGGTGGACGAGGCCTATCTTGACGTCAGCGGCCTGGAACGCGTTTTCGGTCCGCCCCGGCGGCTGGGAGCGGCGTTGAAGCAAGCCGTTGTCGCGGAAACCGGGCTGACGTGTTCCGTGGGCATGGCACCGGTCAAATTCCTGGCCAAGATCGCCTCGGATCAGAACAAGCCGGACGGCCTGTTCATCCTCACGCCGGACGACGTGCCGGCGTTTCTCGACGCCCTGCCAGTGTCCAAGATTCCGGGCGTCGGACGGCAAACTCTGGAGAAGCTCACGCTGCTCGGAGTGCGTCGGGTCGGCGATGTCGCGGGGTATCCGGAACGATTCTGGCGCGAACGGTTCGGAAAGTGGGGGGAGGTTCTCTATGCCAGGGCCAGGGGGATTGACCCCAGGCCGGTGGTCCCGGACTGCGAGGCCAAAAGCGAAGGCGCGGAAAACACCTTTGCCGAGGACAGCGACGACCGGGAGGAACTCAAGCGCTGGCTGCTGGATCAGGCCGAACGGGTAGGGCGGCGGCTGCGCCGGGAGGGCCACGCCGGGCGTACCGTGACGCTGAAGATCAAGTTCAGCGACTTCAAGGCGATCTCGCGGGGGAAAACTCTGCGGGAGTCCACCGCGTCCACGCGGATGATCTTCCAAACCGCCGCCGAATTGCTGGACGCGGAGCCGCTTCCCCGGAAAGTCCGGCTGATCGGGCTGAGCGTGTCCAATTTTTCCAGCGCAAGGCGGCAACGTTCTCTTTTCCCCGAAAACGAGACTGACCAGGACAAAACCCTTGACGCGACCCTGGATGCGATCCGGGAGAAATTCGGCCCGGAGTCCATGGTCCGGGGACGCATCTTTGGTTTTCGGAAGTCGTAG
- a CDS encoding molybdopterin-dependent oxidoreductase encodes MLKNDGETSRISACILDCPDACSFLVDFRARTLRANPAHPFTNGFICRKGARCFDRLDAPERITRPLVRMKPKRGLRRGKTDGLAQEGFEVASWDTALDVIVDKLNALADRPEAVLHVRGHGYRGVLAQASLNLFSALGSSTIHGSLCDDAGIEACIRDFGALEHNDPSDLLNAARIVNWGKDLVRSSPHTGLLVREARKRGTRVLTISPGGDGSEGWSDRVFRIRPGTDRFLAAWLIRRLMELDGISPDVVRGCAGWEAFRTLIMSHNSEDLLLRCDVERSHAEELLEWYAPLPGATSDYAVGPTATLIGWGVQRYLYGGQNVRFINALALLSGNIGRVGGGSYFNIASGRNLGSWRADSPGRPVTTSRRSFPLPSLAWELEWADPPVEFVWVDGHNVVNQVPDSLAMAKALQRPFVVCVEAFLTDTARCADVILPPALMLEREEIVGSCLHHYVNYSGQAVPPRGECRADYDILRDLGARLSPSVRFPEPDECLRVGLGPVGVDLDAFRAKGFAWADHPSVAFEGLKFAHSDGLYRFPEALDPEPLEIDQDDDPEFPLRLLSLVRGSYMHSQIPESEQQGLPEVMVSPDNPDLDDVDPDGPIFLATPLGRMAVRIRLDASLHPLVVLFRRDGWVSLGHGPNAIIEPQITDMGDCAALYSQCCRLEAD; translated from the coding sequence ATGTTGAAGAACGACGGTGAGACATCACGGATTTCCGCCTGTATCCTGGACTGTCCGGACGCCTGTTCGTTTCTGGTCGATTTCCGGGCTCGAACGCTCCGGGCAAATCCGGCGCATCCGTTCACCAATGGGTTCATTTGCCGGAAAGGCGCTCGTTGTTTTGATCGACTGGACGCCCCGGAACGCATCACCCGGCCCTTGGTGCGCATGAAGCCCAAGCGTGGACTGCGTCGCGGGAAAACCGACGGTTTGGCCCAGGAGGGGTTTGAGGTGGCTTCCTGGGATACGGCCTTGGACGTGATCGTCGACAAGCTGAACGCCTTGGCGGACCGGCCCGAGGCCGTGCTGCACGTGCGTGGCCACGGGTATCGCGGGGTCTTGGCTCAGGCCAGCCTGAACCTTTTCTCGGCCCTCGGCTCCTCCACCATCCACGGCTCCCTGTGCGACGATGCGGGCATTGAGGCATGCATCCGTGACTTCGGGGCGTTGGAGCATAACGATCCATCGGATTTGCTCAATGCGGCCCGGATCGTGAATTGGGGCAAGGACCTGGTGCGCTCCTCCCCGCATACCGGCCTTTTGGTCCGCGAGGCGCGCAAAAGAGGAACCAGGGTGCTGACCATCTCTCCAGGCGGTGATGGAAGCGAAGGATGGTCCGACCGGGTGTTCCGCATTCGTCCCGGTACGGACCGTTTTTTGGCGGCCTGGCTGATTCGTCGGCTTATGGAGCTGGACGGGATTTCTCCGGACGTCGTTCGAGGTTGTGCCGGTTGGGAGGCGTTTCGAACGCTGATAATGAGTCATAATTCCGAAGATCTGCTGCTTCGCTGCGACGTGGAGCGGAGTCACGCGGAGGAATTGCTGGAGTGGTATGCGCCCTTGCCCGGGGCCACTTCCGATTACGCCGTCGGCCCCACGGCCACGCTGATCGGCTGGGGCGTGCAGCGGTATTTGTACGGCGGCCAGAACGTGCGATTCATCAATGCCCTGGCCTTGCTGTCGGGCAATATCGGTCGCGTCGGAGGAGGCTCGTACTTCAACATTGCCTCGGGCCGCAATCTGGGCTCGTGGCGGGCGGATTCACCGGGGCGACCCGTGACAACCTCCAGACGCTCCTTTCCGTTGCCCTCCTTGGCCTGGGAACTGGAATGGGCCGACCCGCCGGTTGAGTTCGTCTGGGTTGACGGGCACAATGTGGTCAATCAGGTCCCGGACAGCCTGGCCATGGCCAAGGCCTTGCAGCGGCCCTTCGTGGTCTGCGTGGAGGCGTTTTTGACGGACACGGCTCGCTGCGCGGACGTGATCCTGCCGCCCGCCTTGATGCTGGAGCGCGAGGAGATCGTGGGCTCCTGTCTGCATCACTATGTGAATTATTCCGGTCAGGCGGTTCCGCCCCGGGGGGAGTGCCGCGCGGATTACGACATTCTGCGCGATCTGGGAGCACGGTTGAGCCCGTCGGTGCGCTTCCCGGAGCCGGACGAGTGTCTGCGAGTCGGCCTCGGCCCCGTGGGCGTCGATCTGGACGCTTTCCGGGCCAAGGGTTTCGCATGGGCCGATCATCCTTCAGTCGCCTTTGAGGGGCTGAAGTTCGCTCATTCTGACGGGTTGTATCGATTCCCCGAGGCACTAGATCCGGAACCCCTGGAAATCGATCAGGACGACGATCCCGAGTTCCCTTTACGCCTGCTCTCCCTGGTTCGCGGCTCCTACATGCATTCCCAGATTCCAGAGAGCGAGCAGCAGGGGCTGCCTGAGGTAATGGTCTCCCCGGACAACCCGGACCTGGACGATGTGGACCCGGACGGTCCGATCTTCCTGGCCACGCCCCTGGGGCGCATGGCCGTACGCATACGCCTGGATGCATCCCTGCATCCCCTGGTCGTCCTGTTCCGTCGCGACGGTTGGGTCAGCCTGGGCCACGGCCCCAACGCGATCATCGAGCCCCAAATCACGGACATGGGCGATTGCGCGGCTCTGTACAGCCAGTGCTGTCGGCTGGAGGCGGACTGA
- a CDS encoding DUF4412 domain-containing protein, translating to MKRATFCLTTILVVLLLGGWVWADDYLKILHVSEPYEIMGQKQAGSEEIVETWLSGNKARMNSSDRTSVIFDGDKQAMYMLDHGDRTYTEVPMNLSEAMAGMLGEQEGGQEMAQMMAQMMGAMMQVKASVVDTGTEKNVNNWTCRVYELTLNMPMGQTASEICATDQIDVNVSMYNKIGHAMMAGQQGFEELLREMEKIQGVAVLTVSRANIMGATVVTREELLEHKKMAAPAGSFDIPDGYTKQRFMGM from the coding sequence ATGAAAAGAGCGACGTTTTGTTTGACGACTATTCTGGTCGTATTGCTTCTGGGAGGCTGGGTCTGGGCGGACGATTACCTGAAGATTCTCCATGTCAGCGAGCCGTATGAGATCATGGGGCAAAAACAGGCGGGCAGCGAGGAAATCGTCGAGACGTGGCTGAGCGGCAACAAGGCCCGGATGAATTCTTCCGACAGGACGTCGGTGATTTTCGATGGCGACAAGCAGGCTATGTACATGCTGGATCACGGCGACCGAACCTACACCGAGGTGCCGATGAACCTGTCCGAGGCCATGGCCGGCATGCTGGGTGAGCAGGAAGGTGGGCAGGAAATGGCCCAAATGATGGCTCAAATGATGGGGGCAATGATGCAGGTCAAGGCTTCGGTCGTGGATACCGGAACCGAGAAGAACGTCAACAACTGGACCTGTCGGGTTTATGAGCTGACCTTGAACATGCCCATGGGGCAAACCGCCTCGGAAATTTGCGCCACGGATCAGATCGACGTGAACGTGAGCATGTACAACAAGATCGGTCATGCCATGATGGCCGGGCAGCAAGGTTTTGAAGAGCTGCTCCGGGAAATGGAGAAAATTCAGGGGGTCGCCGTACTGACCGTGAGCAGGGCCAATATCATGGGCGCGACGGTGGTGACCCGGGAAGAACTTCTGGAGCATAAGAAAATGGCCGCTCCCGCCGGAAGTTTCGACATTCCAGATGGGTATACGAAACAGCGGTTCATGGGGATGTAG
- a CDS encoding STAS domain-containing protein: MEFTSTKVEQGVTIKATGRMDAVTAPSFEQECLRWMEQGDSKLIVDFTGLEYISSAGLRVILGVGKKLKSQGGSLAFGGMSSMVKEVFDISGFASIFPVYDSLEAALAAK; this comes from the coding sequence ATGGAATTTACGAGTACCAAGGTGGAGCAGGGCGTGACGATCAAGGCGACGGGCCGGATGGACGCGGTAACGGCTCCGTCTTTTGAGCAGGAATGCCTGCGCTGGATGGAGCAGGGGGATTCCAAGCTGATCGTGGACTTCACCGGCCTGGAGTACATCAGCAGCGCGGGATTGCGAGTCATTCTGGGCGTTGGCAAAAAGTTGAAAAGCCAGGGAGGCTCGTTGGCTTTCGGCGGGATGAGTTCCATGGTCAAGGAAGTCTTCGACATCTCCGGCTTCGCGTCCATTTTCCCGGTGTACGACTCCTTGGAGGCGGCCCTTGCGGCCAAGTAG